From the genome of Nicotiana sylvestris chromosome 2, ASM39365v2, whole genome shotgun sequence, one region includes:
- the LOC138886547 gene encoding receptor kinase-like protein Xa21 has product MAHNKLEGPIPSSFGKMVGLEFLDFSYNNLTSEIPKSLEALSHLNYFNFSFNKLKGEIPTGGPFANFTGQSFMSNDALCGASRFNVSPCLIKSTKKSRRKRMLIGLFILLGIGSMFLVFVLGYMLLRWQKKKKNSGQTDESFVKGHDRISYHELQQATGGFSESNLLGKGSFSMVYKGILKDGTLLAAKVFNVHLEGAFKSFDTECEILRNLRHRNLTRVITSCSNPDFKALVLEYMPNGTLDKWLYSHNLFLDMLQRVDIMIDVASALDYLHNGYPTPVVHCDLKPSNVLLDQEMIGHVSDFGIAKLLGAGETFVQTRTIATIGYIAPEYGQDGIVSKNCDVYSFGIMMMETFIRMRPSDDMFTGDLSLRCWINDSFPSGVGQVVDANLLRPEEGHIEAKIQCLLSIMELALSCTLVSPDARVNMENALSSLRKIRFQFVTSCVRT; this is encoded by the exons ATGGCACATAATAAATTAGAAGGGCCTATTCCAAGTTCATTTGGTAAAATGGTAGGCTTGGAATTCTTGGATTTCTCTTACAACAATCTTACTAGTGAAATTCCAAAGTCACTTGAAGCACTCTCACACCTTAACTACTTCAACTTCTCTTTTAACAAGTTAAAGGGAGAAATTCCCACTGGCGGTCCTTTTGCAAATTTCACCGGTCAATCTTTCATGTCCAATGATGCACTCTGTGGTGCTTCTCGCTTTAATGTGTCACCATGCCTCATCAAATCCACCAAGAAATCAAGGAGAAAGAGAATGCTTATAGGACTATTTATTCTATTAGGGATTGGATCAATGTTTCTAGTATTTGTCCTTGGATATATGCTGTTAAGatggcaaaagaaaaagaagaattcaGGTCAAACAGATGAGTCTTTTGTGAAAGGACATGACAGAATATCATATCATGAACTTCAACAAGCAACTGGAGGATTCAGTGAGAGCAATTTGCTTGGTAAAGGGAGTTTCAGCATGGTTTACAAAGGGATACTTAAGGATGGGACTCTTTTGGCAGCAAAGGTATTCAATGTGCATTTGGAGGGAGCATTTAAGAGCTTTGACACAGAATGTGAGATACTACGCAACCTTCGCCATAGAAATCTCACAAGAGTGATCACTAGTTGTTCCAACCCAGACTTCAAAGCCTTAGTATTGGAGTACATGCCCAATGGAACACTTGATAAGTGGCTATACTCTCATAATTTGTTCTTAGACATGTTGCAGAGGGTGGATATTATGATAGATGTGGCATCGGCGTTAGATTATCTCCACAATGGGTATCCAACACCTGTGGTGCATTGTGATCTGAAGCCAAGCAATGTCTTGCTAGATCAAGAAATGATTGGTCATGTGAGTGATTTTGGCATAGCAAAGTTGCTAGGTGCAGGGGAGACTTTCGTCCAAACAAGGACTATAGCAACCATTGGATACATTGCTCCAG AGTATGGACAGGATGGAATAGTATCCAAAAATTGTGATGTCTATAGTTTCGGCATCATGATGATGGAAACATTTATTAGGATGAGGCCAAGTGATGATATGTTTACTGGAGATTTGAGCCTAAGATGTTGGATTAATGACTCTTTTCCTAGTGGAGTTGGTCAAGTTGTGGATGCCAATTTGTTGAGGCCAGAGGAAGGACATATTGAAGCCAAGATTCAATGTTTGTTGTCTATTATGGAATTAGCTTTGAGTTGCACTTTAGTGTCACCTGATGCAAGAGTTAACATGGAAAATGCTCTTTCGTCCCTCAGGAAGATAAGATTTCAGTTTGTCACTAGTTGTGTTAGGACATAA
- the LOC104222925 gene encoding LRR receptor-like serine/threonine-protein kinase FLS2, which translates to MEKTNSILMFVLLHLFTASLAINPNDEAALLAFKSHISSSDPNNLLQSNWSVSSPVCSWIGITCSSRHHRVTALDISSMQLRGTIPPHLGNLSFLVSLDISNNSFRGDLPQELSLLLRLKLIDVTENNFSGPIPSVLSLLPNLRFLYLSSNKFSGEIPSSFSNLTNLQQLRVQRNSLQGKIPPEIGDLRYLTMLDLQGNRLTGFIPPSIFNMTSLRQLALIRNRLTGKLPVDICNNLPNLEVLFLSSNILDGLIPPNLEKCSKLKNLTLSGNQFTGTIPRELGNLTMLTVLHLGENLLEGEIPVEIGNLQNLQMLGLKANNLSGSIPANIFNISALKILTIYGNQISGSLPSDLGLRTLNLEEVYLGSNDLSGRLAPTISNASRLIIIDLANNKCTGPIPDSFGTLEFLEGLYLGGNNFINEPSSSELSFLTSLTNCRYLREVVIEENPLNGFLPASIGNFSDTLRIIIARRSKLKGTIPEEVGNLSGLRVLALSHNNLIGSIPEKLRTMQNLQEFYLENNSLRGTIPDDICRLQNLGALDLTSNQISGSVPACLGKVSTLRYLHLGFNRLNSTLPESLWSLQDLLELSASSNLLSGRIPPEIVL; encoded by the exons ATGGAAAAAACCAACAGCATTCTTATGTTTGTGTTGCTTCATCTCTTTACTGCTTCTTTGGCTATTAATCCTAATGATGAAGCTGCTCTTCTTGCCTTCAAATCTCACATTTCTTCTTCTGATCCTAATAACTTGTTACAAAGCAACTGGTCTGTCTCCTCCCCAGTTTGCAGCTGGATTGGCATTACTTGCAGCTCGCGTCACCATAGAGTCACTGCTTTAGACATTTCTAGCATGCAACTTCGCGGTACCATTCCTCCACACCTCGGAAATCTCTCATTTCTTGTTTCCCTTGACATCAGTAACAACAGTTTTCGTGGCGATCTGCCACAAGAGTTGTCTCTTTTGCTAAGGTTGAAACTTATTGATGTTACAGAAAATAATTTTAGTGGCCCTATTCCATCAGTCTTAAGTTTGTTACCTAACCTTCGATTCCTCTACCTTTCGAGCAACAAATTTTCAGGGGAAATCCCATCTTCCTTTTCCAATCTAACAAATCTTCAACAGTTAAGAGTGCAGAGGAATTCTCTTCAAGGAAAGATCCCTCCTGAAATTGGCGACCTTCGTTACTTGACAATGTTAGACCTACAAG GTAACCGGCTTACTGGCTTTATACCACCATCAATCTTCAACATGACTTCCCTGAGACAACTCGCCTTAATTCGCAATCGTCTTACTGGTAAACTTCCTGTAGATATTTGTAACAATCTCCCAAATCTTGAAGTGCTCTTTCTCTCAAGCAACATCCTAGATGGCCTAATCCCACCAAATTTAGAGAAATGCTCAAAGCTTAAAAATTTGACATTGTCTGGCAATCAGTTCACTGGAACTATACCTAGAGAACTTGGGAACTTAACTATGCTCACAGTGTTGCATCTTGgagaaaaccttttagaag GAGAAATACCAGTTGAGATAGGTAATCTACAAAACCTTCAAATGCTTGGGTTAAAAGCTAACAACTTAAGTGGTTCTATTCCTGCAAATATTTTCAACATTTCAGCATTGAAGATACTTACCATATATGGAAATCAGATATCAGGTAGTTTACCTTCAGATTTAGGCCTTAGAACACTAAATCTTGAAGAAGTTTACCTTGGATCGAATGATCTCAGCGGAAGACTTGCTCCTACAATCTCAAATGCTTCAAGGCTAATTATTATAGACCTAGCAAACAACAAATGTACAGGTCCAATTCCTGATTCATTTGGTACCTTAGAGTTTCTTGAAGGCCTATACTTGGGTGGTAACAACTTCATTAATGAGCCATCTTCTTCTGAGTTAAGCTTCCTTACATCCCTGACTAATTGTAGATATTTAAGAGAAGTGGTCATTGAAGAGAATCCTTTGAATGGTTTTCTTCCAGCTTCTATTGGAAATTTTTCCGATACTCTTCGGATAATTATTGCACGTAGAAGCAAACTGAAGGGCACCATCCCAGAAGAAGTTGGAAATCTAAGCGGCTTACGTGTGCTAGCTCTGTCTCATAATAACCTCATTGGTTCCATTCCTGAGAAGTTGAGAACAATGCAAAATCTTCAAGAATTTTACTTAGAAAATAACAGTCTAAGAGGAACAATACCTGATGATATCTGCAGATTACAGAATCTTGGAGCTTTAGACTTGACTTCTAATCAAATTTCTGGTTCAGTTCCAGCTTGTTTAGGAAAAGTGTCGACTTTAAGATATCTGCATTTAGGTTTCAACAGATTGAATTCCACCTTACCTGAAAGCCTGTGGAGTCTTCAAGATCTCTTAGAACTGAGTGCATCATCAAATCTATTAAGCGGGCGTATACCTCCTGAGATTG TACTATAG